The following coding sequences are from one bacterium SCSIO 12741 window:
- a CDS encoding restriction endonuclease subunit S: MELLKHFKALTLHPKNAQELRGLILQLAIEGKLTSEWRRQNPDIESASDLLKKIQEEKVRLVKLGKIRRTEEIQLAYNIYPKSKKPKKWKVVPLGNIVEIVRGVTFPSSEKSIIDSSENIPCLRTANVQEKVDWDDLIYVNRKFVKRDDQILRLGDVIMSMANSKELVGKVALIDNQMNREYTLGGFISAIRPYKVDSNYLAFFLKAPSTRTNLILSSSQTTNIANISVGRLRPIEIPIPPIEEQKVIVHIVNQLFDEVNQLENLTQKRVQLKENWVTSALRRLSQSQDTELQRDWEMVQQHLGTFFTEKTNVQKLRETILQLAVQGKLTAHWRSIRQAQEPPMEPASELLTRIQKEKARLVKEGKIRKERTLPPILPEEVPFELPKGWVWCRFGELVKFMAYGTSQKTNDNDENVPVLRMGNITSKGQLTFGNLKYIPPDHKDLPKLYLDKYDLVFNRTNSYDLVGKSGVYFGEGFTYTLASYLIKVSLVMKFVDPVYINNYINSMICRVTQINPQITAQTNQANFSGTKLRNILVPFAPLIEQKVIVEKVNGLMALCDRLEEQIELKNRVQEDWMKSCLKQVFS; encoded by the coding sequence ATGGAATTGTTGAAACACTTTAAGGCTTTAACCCTTCATCCTAAAAATGCTCAAGAGTTGAGGGGGTTGATTTTACAATTGGCAATTGAAGGAAAGTTGACCTCGGAATGGAGGCGGCAAAATCCTGACATCGAATCAGCTTCAGATTTATTGAAAAAGATTCAAGAGGAAAAAGTTCGGTTAGTAAAGCTAGGAAAAATAAGGAGAACTGAAGAAATACAACTTGCCTATAATATCTATCCAAAATCAAAGAAACCAAAAAAATGGAAAGTAGTACCTCTTGGAAATATTGTTGAAATAGTCAGGGGAGTTACCTTTCCAAGCTCTGAAAAATCTATAATTGATTCTTCGGAAAACATTCCATGTCTTAGAACAGCTAACGTACAAGAGAAGGTTGATTGGGATGATTTAATCTATGTCAATCGAAAATTCGTCAAGAGAGATGACCAGATTTTAAGGCTTGGGGATGTAATTATGTCTATGGCTAATAGCAAAGAGTTAGTTGGGAAAGTCGCATTGATTGACAATCAAATGAATCGTGAGTATACATTGGGTGGTTTTATTTCCGCTATTCGTCCATACAAAGTTGATTCCAATTATTTAGCCTTTTTTCTTAAAGCACCTTCAACTAGAACAAATTTGATATTAAGTTCAAGTCAAACAACGAATATTGCCAATATCTCGGTAGGGAGATTGAGACCGATAGAGATTCCTATTCCTCCAATCGAAGAACAAAAGGTTATTGTCCACATCGTAAACCAACTTTTTGATGAAGTCAATCAACTGGAAAACTTGACCCAAAAAAGAGTTCAGCTTAAGGAGAACTGGGTTACCTCTGCCCTACGTCGTTTATCTCAGTCTCAAGACACAGAACTTCAACGAGATTGGGAGATGGTCCAACAGCATTTGGGCACTTTTTTTACCGAAAAAACCAACGTACAAAAACTTCGGGAGACGATTTTGCAATTGGCGGTTCAAGGGAAGTTGACGGCTCATTGGCGTTCCATTCGTCAGGCTCAGGAGCCCCCAATGGAGCCTGCTTCGGAGCTTTTAACGCGCATTCAAAAAGAGAAGGCCCGATTGGTAAAAGAAGGAAAGATTCGAAAAGAAAGAACCCTGCCTCCTATTCTCCCGGAGGAGGTTCCGTTTGAATTGCCTAAGGGGTGGGTTTGGTGTAGGTTTGGTGAATTGGTGAAGTTCATGGCATATGGGACATCACAAAAAACAAATGATAATGATGAAAATGTGCCTGTTTTAAGAATGGGAAACATCACTTCAAAAGGACAATTAACTTTCGGTAACTTAAAATATATCCCTCCTGATCACAAGGATCTTCCTAAACTGTATTTGGATAAGTACGATCTCGTATTTAATAGGACCAATAGCTACGACTTAGTAGGAAAATCAGGTGTTTATTTTGGAGAAGGATTTACCTACACATTAGCGTCATATTTGATCAAAGTTTCATTGGTCATGAAATTTGTCGACCCCGTCTATATTAATAACTACATTAACTCGATGATTTGTAGAGTGACTCAAATTAACCCTCAAATTACTGCTCAGACGAATCAAGCAAATTTCAGTGGAACTAAACTCCGCAATATCTTAGTCCCCTTTGCCCCGTTAATTGAACAAAAAGTCATCGTCGAAAAAGTCAACGGGTTAATGGCCTTATGCGATCGCCTGGAAGAACAAATCGAGCTTAAAAATCGAGTACAGGAAGACTGGATGAAAAGCTGTTTAAAACAGGTGTTTAGTTAG
- a CDS encoding SAM-dependent DNA methyltransferase, whose product MSTITTNIKGIRDIMRKDSGVDGDAQRISQMVWMLFMKIFADKEEEWAITLNNYKSPIPEDLKWQNWASDEEGLTGDDLMEFINNELFPTLKELDIKTSPQAHIIRSIFEDTYNYMKNGTLFRQVINQINKIDFNSTSERHLFNDIYETILKELQSAGSSGEYYTPRAVTQFMVDIVDPQLDESVLDPACGTGGFLTCSIDHKKKLVKNDKDEAKLQASIRGIEKKPLPHLLCTTNLMLHGFDVPAVKRGNLLTRPYADWSSKDRVNVILTNPPFGGVEEDGTETNFPQKFRTKETADLFLALIIRVLKKGGRCAVVLPDGSLFGEGVKTRIKEELLAKCNLHTIVRLPNGVFNPYTGIKTNVLFFEKGNPTEDIWYFEHPYPEGVKSYNKGKPIRIQEFDLEKSWWNDRDDESFKKFAWKISAEEIRNRNYNLDIKNPYQESDDLASPEELLEEFQQVENQISSIQQEIVTVLNEALK is encoded by the coding sequence ATGAGTACAATCACAACAAACATCAAAGGTATCCGCGATATTATGCGGAAAGATTCTGGAGTAGACGGCGATGCCCAGCGCATTTCGCAAATGGTGTGGATGCTGTTTATGAAAATCTTTGCTGACAAGGAGGAAGAATGGGCAATCACGCTAAACAACTACAAAAGCCCTATTCCTGAAGACCTCAAATGGCAAAATTGGGCCTCTGACGAGGAAGGGTTAACTGGTGACGACCTGATGGAGTTCATCAACAACGAACTGTTCCCTACGCTCAAGGAGTTAGATATTAAAACCAGCCCTCAAGCCCACATCATTCGCTCGATATTTGAAGATACCTACAACTACATGAAAAATGGGACCTTGTTTCGACAGGTCATCAACCAGATCAATAAAATTGATTTTAACAGTACTAGCGAACGTCATTTGTTTAACGACATTTACGAAACTATTCTCAAGGAGCTTCAAAGTGCCGGGTCTTCGGGTGAATATTACACCCCGAGAGCGGTCACCCAGTTTATGGTGGATATTGTTGATCCGCAACTGGACGAAAGTGTTTTGGACCCAGCTTGTGGAACAGGTGGTTTTTTGACTTGCTCGATTGACCACAAAAAGAAGCTGGTAAAAAACGACAAGGACGAAGCCAAACTACAAGCAAGTATTCGAGGTATAGAAAAAAAGCCCCTCCCTCACCTACTCTGTACGACCAACCTAATGTTACACGGATTTGATGTTCCTGCGGTAAAACGGGGCAACCTGTTGACCCGACCCTATGCCGACTGGAGTAGCAAGGACCGGGTGAACGTTATCTTAACCAACCCACCGTTTGGAGGTGTGGAAGAAGACGGAACGGAAACCAATTTTCCTCAAAAATTTCGTACCAAAGAAACCGCTGATTTATTTCTCGCTTTGATTATCCGTGTACTCAAAAAAGGAGGACGCTGTGCGGTGGTATTGCCTGATGGCTCATTGTTTGGTGAAGGCGTAAAAACCCGGATCAAGGAAGAGTTGCTGGCCAAATGTAACCTCCATACGATTGTACGCTTACCCAACGGGGTGTTTAACCCGTATACCGGAATAAAAACAAACGTATTGTTTTTTGAAAAGGGAAACCCAACGGAGGATATCTGGTATTTTGAACACCCCTACCCGGAAGGAGTGAAAAGCTACAACAAAGGCAAACCTATTCGTATTCAGGAATTTGATCTCGAAAAATCCTGGTGGAACGACCGGGACGACGAATCTTTTAAAAAATTCGCCTGGAAGATTTCAGCTGAAGAGATCCGAAACCGCAACTACAACCTGGATATCAAAAATCCCTACCAGGAAAGCGATGATTTGGCCAGTCCTGAAGAATTGTTGGAAGAGTTTCAACAGGTAGAAAATCAAATTTCGTCCATTCAACAAGAAATTGTGACTGTGCTAAACGAGGCTTTAAAGTAG
- a CDS encoding restriction endonuclease, protein MKAYFIRALWGEYTQIFKDRRFAAIGWLDKIPAEPHSRDYFIQEHRRLFPDNGDARTYQNAGQIFRFWNHIKEGDIVVSTYRDGRLIVGKATGNPYFEKDDFTFYERIPVQWNDQTVNRYQLSIGLQNTLKSSLTVFSISQVEEIAQAAGFDVPESKKKDTIPFDQAKLTENIRKKILTLDAAEFELLVSKLLQTLGFEATQETGHVGDRGIDYEGILKVNGVASVKLQVQVKRYESNKINDTDIRNFRGSLKRDFQGTFITLSNFAPKAIEGANNPAMETINLINGKQFVDLFILQYDDVMKLLFDDENEVLIEKLQFKKTLIPL, encoded by the coding sequence ATGAAAGCCTATTTTATTCGTGCCCTTTGGGGCGAATACACTCAAATCTTTAAAGATAGAAGATTTGCAGCGATTGGTTGGTTGGACAAAATTCCGGCAGAACCCCATTCACGAGATTACTTTATTCAAGAACATCGTCGATTGTTTCCCGATAATGGAGATGCCCGTACTTATCAAAATGCAGGGCAAATATTTCGATTTTGGAACCACATTAAGGAAGGTGACATTGTCGTTTCTACCTATCGTGATGGTCGACTTATTGTGGGCAAGGCAACGGGAAATCCATACTTCGAAAAAGACGATTTTACTTTCTATGAACGAATACCTGTTCAATGGAATGATCAAACGGTTAATCGATATCAACTATCTATAGGATTGCAAAACACCCTCAAGAGTTCCTTGACTGTATTTTCCATATCACAAGTAGAAGAGATTGCCCAAGCTGCCGGGTTTGATGTGCCTGAATCTAAAAAAAAGGATACTATTCCCTTTGATCAGGCTAAACTCACAGAGAACATTAGGAAGAAGATATTGACCCTCGATGCTGCCGAATTTGAATTATTGGTGAGTAAACTATTGCAGACCCTGGGATTTGAGGCTACTCAGGAAACAGGACATGTTGGCGATAGAGGAATTGACTATGAAGGAATTTTGAAAGTAAATGGCGTGGCTTCAGTAAAACTGCAAGTGCAGGTAAAACGATATGAGAGCAACAAAATAAACGATACCGATATTCGAAACTTTCGAGGTTCACTAAAACGTGACTTTCAAGGAACTTTTATTACCCTTTCAAATTTTGCCCCAAAAGCTATTGAAGGAGCCAATAATCCAGCCATGGAAACAATTAATCTGATTAACGGAAAGCAGTTTGTCGATTTATTTATCCTTCAATATGATGACGTAATGAAACTGCTATTTGATGACGAAAACGAAGTACTTATTGAAAAACTTCAATTCAAGAAAACCCTAATTCCTCTTTGA
- a CDS encoding DEAD/DEAH box helicase family protein encodes MNKKNLSERDICTKFINPALAEAGWDMKSQVREEKSFTDGRIIVQGKMNTRGKRKRADYILYFRDNEPIAIIEAKDNKQPVGTGMQQALEYSDILQIPFVFTSNGDSFVFHDKTVSENIETEIALGEFPSPETLWNKYLRFKGLDDPEPRKVLEQGYYSEEGGLEPRYYQMNAINRTLEAVANGQNRILLVMATGTGKTFTAFNIIWRLWKGGIKKRILFLADRNALLSQTKNGDFSPFGNDIMHIIKHRKIDKSYQVYFALYQGLTGNEEAMNAYKHFSRDFFDLVVIDECHRGSASEDSAWREVLDYFEGATQIGMTATPKETKRVSNIDYYGDPVYTYSLKQGIDDGFLAPYKVVRIATSVDDGWRPTKGMLDKYGNEIIDRIYNLTDYDRNLVIDERTELVAHKVSEFLKNTDRFSKTIIFCDDINHANRMRQALINENADLVAKHRNYVVKITGDDQVGKQELDNFIDVEERFPVIATTSKMLTTGIDTKMVKLIVLDSTIKSTTEFKQIVGRGTRIREAEGKVFFTIMDFKKATNLFADPDFDGDPVQIYEPATGDSVVPPEIPGDGDSKPKGGRDDVIISDPLPGVPKYYVNNVPIDVVREQVQYYGKDGKLITESLKDYTRTNIKKEFSSLEAFLNKWSETEKKEELITELTEHGVLFEALREEVGKDMDAFDLICHVAFGQPPLTRKERANAVRKRNYFSKYGPVAKKVIESLLDKYEDEGIGSIEKGSILKVRPLNEIGSPVEIVKAFGNKEAFERAINELETELYKSA; translated from the coding sequence ATGAACAAGAAGAACCTTTCTGAAAGGGATATCTGCACCAAATTCATCAACCCAGCACTAGCCGAAGCAGGTTGGGATATGAAATCCCAAGTGCGTGAGGAAAAGTCATTTACCGATGGGCGTATTATCGTTCAGGGAAAAATGAATACCCGTGGAAAACGGAAACGAGCTGATTACATCTTATACTTCCGCGATAATGAGCCAATCGCCATTATTGAAGCAAAAGATAACAAGCAGCCTGTGGGAACGGGTATGCAACAAGCGTTAGAGTATTCTGATATTCTTCAAATTCCCTTCGTTTTTACCTCAAATGGAGATTCATTTGTCTTTCACGATAAAACGGTTTCTGAAAACATTGAAACTGAAATCGCATTAGGCGAATTTCCATCACCCGAGACTTTATGGAACAAGTACTTAAGGTTCAAAGGACTTGATGATCCTGAACCAAGAAAAGTACTGGAACAAGGATATTATTCTGAAGAAGGCGGGTTGGAACCAAGGTACTACCAGATGAATGCCATCAACAGGACTTTGGAAGCCGTCGCCAATGGCCAAAACCGAATCCTCTTGGTTATGGCCACAGGAACAGGTAAAACGTTTACGGCCTTTAATATCATCTGGAGACTTTGGAAAGGGGGAATAAAAAAACGGATCCTTTTTCTTGCGGACAGAAATGCATTGTTATCCCAAACTAAAAATGGCGACTTCTCCCCTTTCGGTAACGATATCATGCACATTATCAAACATCGAAAGATCGACAAGTCTTACCAGGTTTATTTCGCTCTTTATCAAGGCTTAACTGGTAATGAAGAGGCTATGAATGCATACAAGCATTTCAGCCGTGATTTTTTCGACTTGGTTGTGATTGATGAGTGTCACCGAGGGAGTGCTTCTGAGGACTCTGCCTGGAGAGAGGTATTGGACTACTTCGAAGGAGCGACACAAATTGGAATGACGGCAACTCCCAAAGAGACCAAGAGGGTTTCTAATATTGACTACTACGGAGATCCGGTTTATACCTATTCCTTGAAACAAGGAATTGATGACGGATTCCTTGCACCTTATAAAGTAGTACGAATAGCTACATCGGTTGATGACGGTTGGCGGCCAACCAAAGGAATGTTAGACAAATATGGAAACGAGATCATTGACCGCATTTATAACCTAACGGATTACGACCGAAACCTAGTCATTGATGAACGCACCGAACTCGTTGCTCACAAGGTCTCTGAGTTTTTGAAAAACACCGATCGTTTTTCGAAAACTATCATCTTCTGCGATGATATTAACCACGCCAACAGAATGAGGCAGGCCTTGATCAACGAAAATGCTGATCTGGTTGCTAAACATAGGAATTATGTGGTGAAAATTACCGGTGATGATCAAGTGGGAAAACAGGAACTGGATAATTTCATCGATGTAGAAGAAAGGTTTCCTGTTATCGCAACGACGTCAAAAATGTTGACCACTGGTATTGACACCAAAATGGTTAAACTGATTGTCTTGGATTCAACCATAAAATCAACCACTGAATTTAAACAGATTGTTGGCCGAGGAACGCGGATTAGAGAAGCTGAAGGAAAGGTCTTTTTCACCATTATGGACTTCAAAAAGGCGACAAATTTATTTGCCGATCCTGATTTTGATGGTGATCCTGTACAGATTTATGAACCAGCAACAGGAGATTCCGTGGTTCCCCCAGAGATTCCTGGAGACGGTGATTCCAAACCAAAAGGCGGCCGAGATGATGTAATCATTTCAGATCCCCTTCCAGGAGTGCCCAAATATTATGTGAACAATGTTCCCATTGATGTAGTTCGAGAACAGGTTCAATACTATGGTAAAGACGGTAAGCTCATAACCGAGTCCCTGAAGGACTATACCCGAACCAATATCAAAAAAGAGTTTTCCTCCTTAGAGGCCTTTTTAAATAAATGGAGCGAAACAGAAAAGAAGGAGGAGTTAATTACTGAGCTCACGGAACACGGTGTTTTGTTTGAGGCACTTCGTGAAGAAGTTGGAAAAGATATGGATGCCTTTGACCTAATTTGTCACGTTGCATTCGGCCAACCTCCCCTCACCCGAAAGGAAAGGGCCAACGCCGTGCGAAAACGCAATTACTTTTCAAAATATGGACCGGTTGCTAAAAAGGTCATAGAAAGTTTATTGGATAAATACGAGGATGAAGGAATTGGCTCCATTGAAAAAGGATCAATTCTTAAAGTAAGACCACTAAACGAGATAGGTTCACCGGTAGAAATTGTTAAGGCTTTTGGTAATAAAGAGGCATTTGAGAGGGCCATCAACGAATTAGAAACTGAACTGTACAAATCTGCTTAA
- a CDS encoding ORF6N domain-containing protein, with product MEKSTNSTLPEELVIRKIHLIRGQKVLLDRDLAELYGVETKYLKRQVRRNLERFPEDFMFELTTEELEILRSQFGTSSWGGTRYLPLAFTEQGVAMLSGVLKSPVAIQVNIQIIRVFTKMRELLLTHKDTLLRLEQLERGLSHHQEEIQTIFTYLEQLLKAESEPPLKRVGFRRRGEED from the coding sequence ATGGAAAAATCAACCAACTCCACACTTCCAGAAGAACTTGTCATTCGAAAAATTCACCTTATCCGTGGACAAAAAGTCTTGCTGGATCGCGATTTAGCTGAGCTGTATGGTGTAGAAACCAAATACCTTAAACGACAAGTCCGTCGAAACCTGGAAAGATTTCCAGAGGACTTTATGTTTGAACTCACCACTGAAGAACTCGAGATCTTGAGGAGCCAATTTGGCACCTCAAGTTGGGGAGGTACGCGTTACCTTCCGCTTGCCTTTACGGAACAGGGTGTTGCGATGCTATCTGGGGTTTTGAAAAGTCCGGTAGCTATTCAGGTGAATATTCAGATTATTAGGGTCTTTACCAAAATGAGGGAATTGCTTTTGACGCATAAAGACACCCTGCTCAGACTTGAGCAATTGGAGCGAGGACTTTCGCATCACCAAGAAGAGATCCAGACGATTTTTACTTATTTGGAGCAGTTGCTAAAGGCTGAATCCGAACCTCCGCTGAAGCGGGTTGGGTTTCGGCGGCGGGGTGAAGAGGATTGA